ATAGCACCCTTTGCACCCCTCCCCTCCTGCTGATGCCCTATGTTGCCTACTACCGTGTGAGTACCCTCCAGCAAGGTCGTAGTGGCTTAGGCCTAGCGGCTCAGCAGCAGATGGTGCGTAGCTTCGTAAGGGAAGACGCCGTGTTGGGGGAGTACGTGGAAGTAGAGAGTGGTAAGACTGCGGAGCGGCCGCAGCTGCGTCAGGCGCTGCAGCTGGCCAAAGCCCGGGGAGCGGTGCTGGTGATTGCCAAGCTCGACCGGCTCTCGCGCAACGTGGCCTTTATCGCTTCGCTTATGGAGTCGGGGGTGGAGTTTGTTGCTTGTGATCAGCCCCAGGCCAACAAGTTTACCGTGCACATTTTTGCCGCGCTCGCGGAGCAGGAGCGCGATCTGATCAGCGAACGTACGCGCCGCGCGCTACAGGTGCTCAAAAAGCAGGGCAAGCAATTAGGCTCGCCGCAGAACCTTACATTGGAAGCACAGGTGGAGGGGCTGGCCACGCGGCAGCGCAATGCCCGTCAACACGAGGGCAATCGCCAGGCGACAGCCTTGATCTTGGCGCGGCTGGCACAGGGGCATAGTTATAACCAGATTGCGCTGGAGCTAGAGGAGTTGGGCTTCCGCACGCGGCGAGGTTGCACCTTCACCCACAAACAGGTGCAACGCCTGGCCCAACGAGCTGCCCAGGCTTAAGGCGCACACGCTTACTACTCCCAGGGAAGGTAGAGCATGATTAAGGCACCAGTCCTGCCATTTGTCGCCTTATACCGAACCCCTGACCCGATGCTAAGCGCCTGGCTGCTCCCTTCTCTCGCTGCAAAACAGGCGCACGAGATAGACCGCGATCAGCAGGCTTATTTTTTCACGACAGTATAGATCCCTCCGTGTGGGTAGGCGGTATAAGGAGGCTTGAATGGATTCTGATCTGGAAAATACCAATTGCCGCCCAATTGATCTTTTCCTAAACCCGTCGCTTGCCCGGAAAGCAGGGTTGCCACATACGTTCCCTTCAGGATCAGCGTACTGGAACCTTGCAGCAAGGTGGCCTCCGTAAAGTAGTAGTATTGGTTGTCAGCATAGCCTTCCATAGCGGTAATGCTGTTGCTTAAGGTCGGCCATCTGACTACCCCTGAACACGTACAGTCCTTTACCTTTTGGACCTCCAGGATCATAGGATAGGAGTGCAGCGTACTCACCTGCATATAATTCCCCTCCCACGTGCCTAGTAGGGGCGTCACATCCAGACAAGCGGGTTTCGGATCCTCGTCATCCGCACTCCCACCACAAGCGCCGCACCAGACGAGGGCGAGCACTAGAACAGTTCGGGCGTTCATCAGTAGATTGGTTAACGGTGAGACAATGTCCTCCAAACAAGTCGATCCTAGGGTACCCCGGGGCTGGTCGTGGGCTACCGCGCGGCTAACACGAAGTCGCGATGGCCCTGCTTGGACGCCTGGACTCGCCCTGCTTTCTTGGCAGTAGAAGGCTTCTTTAAGATACAGGACATGCGTCCATCAGGCAATCGCATAAACATGTGATTACTAAAATAGTAAGCCCTTTCTTCGCCCTCACGAATCTAGTGGCAGGCACCTTCTGGTTCGTCAACTTCTTCGGGAAGTAGGAGGAGCTTTCTCGCTCCCACTGGCTGGCTCCTGCCGGGAACGCCAGCGGCATGCGGGTGCCTATGCACCACACCAGCAACAGAGCCAAGGTGCGGTGTGTAGGCGCATGACCGTTTTGGTACCCTGCCAGCAAACGTTATCACTGGTCAGGTGAGCGAGCACGGCCGTTCGCCAGACAAGCGTGTCTAGGCTCAACGAAGCCAGCGAGCAGCAGATATCGTCCTTTTTGCGGTGCAATTGCACGCTACGCGCTGCGCGAGTCGTGGGGCTAGCGCCCGGAACGTGAGAAAAAACAGTAGAAATACGAGCTAATATGTTTATTTACAGATAGTTATCTCCACGAACATGAGAAAAGCAAGTGCTAAAAGGTCGAAAACGACGGTGTTGTGACGAATTCATAACGCGTTGGCGCGTTTTGTCGGCGGCAACTCCAGTGCAGGGAATGAAAACGCGCGGATGCGATGCGTGATCGAACGTTTGCCTAATTCTGCTTACCTCTGCTGTTCTTGCGTTGGGCTAGCTAACATGCACGCTGGACGGTGGTATAGCCATTCGGTGCAGGCCTTGCTCGACCATGGTCACTGAAAAGCCTAGCTGGTAGCCCGTAGCGCCGGCAGATATCGGCCTTTTTCGGGTGCAATTGCAGGCGACCGACTGCGCGGGTCGTGGGGCTACAAGCCACCAGAAGGGCAAAAACCCTATGAAAATTCGTTAAAATATTGACAGCTAATACCTTATTTCAAAATTTATGAGATTGACCTTGTCAAAAACGACCTTTTTAGCGGAATTTACCCCGTTTCCGCCCTTTTTTAGGGTGCAATTCTGGTATGGGGGTTGAAAAACCGGTGAATACAACCTTACCAGAACCGCTTTCTACGGCGACTTGCTTTTCTTCTCTCCGCTCGCTGTTCAGTTCATATGTCCTCTAAGTTGGGCGAGTTGGATGGTGGCGCAATCCCCCTAATGAAGCGTTTGACAGGAGGTGTTCGAGAGAAGACATCTTACATACCGAGACCTTTTTATGGCGGTGGGGATAAGATCTTTCTACGTTTTCAAGGCTTATCTAGTCACTTAGCCTCTCTCAGTAAGTAAATTCGTCTAACAGAGGGCTACTCGCGTGACGTATTGAATAGGTTTGAGGCAAGTGTACATTACACTGCCGCTTCTGAAAAATTTTATTGTGCTATATTCTCCGTTTTTTAAGAAGTCCCTATTTAGTAATGCCGCGGCGAATACGCTGCTTGCGGGTTTCTTCCTGCTGCCTGATATGAGCTGGTCGCTCCTCAATGGTTGCCCCTTCAAATAATCGGTCTAAGGCCTCATGCAAGGCCTGTTTTTGCGTGTACTCATATTGTCCGTTAACCCGTTTAGTGTGCACGAAATCCTTGAGACGGTTCATATACTGCTGTCCAATGATAAAAGTCTGACGCACATCTACATCTTCACCTGTAACACTATCATTTTGTGCCATGATATCAGCACCTATGTTACTAGTACTACTAGTGTTACTAGTGTTATTATTTGATTGCATAGTCATTGATTCATCATTAGCAGATACCTTCTCCTGCTCTAGAAAATCAAGGATATCCTTTTCAGAGTTACGCTTCGGCAGTTCTACCTTAGGCGTGAGTTGTTTGAACGATTTGGCCATGAATTACCGAATTAACGAGTCAGAATTTCTTTTACTAGGGTTTCATAGTCCGCGGCGCCGGCACTAGTTGGCGCATAGCTGAAAATATCCTGCCCTAGGTGCGGTGCCTCGCCAAGGGCAATAGCCTCGCGGATGGTGCTGGTTAGTACCAAGTCAGGATACTTATCGCGCACCACTTCTGCTGTTTCGCGGCGTAGTACTTTACGGGGATCAAAACGAGTGAAAAAGATTCCCCCAACCTTCAATCCTGGATTTAGCCGGCGCTTCACTCTTGCCACCATTTCCAGCACTTTCTCTAGACCATCGGTAGCGTAGAGCTGCGCCTCCAGTGGGATATAAAGATCCGTGGCGCAAGCGTAAGCATTAAGGGTAATCAACCCTAACGCTGGTGGACAATCGAGCAGGATATAATCGCACCGCTCATGCAAGGGTTCAAGCAGATCTTTGAGTAGGAACTCACGATCTAACTCATCGCCCTTTACTTTCTCGAAGCTGGACAGGGCCGGTGAGCCAGCTACAAGAGCCAATCTCTCTTGGATGGGATAGGCCTTCACCTTATACTCGTGCAACAAGGCTCCATACACGTTGAACT
This genomic interval from Hymenobacter sp. GOD-10R contains the following:
- a CDS encoding recombinase family protein; protein product: MPYVAYYRVSTLQQGRSGLGLAAQQQMVRSFVREDAVLGEYVEVESGKTAERPQLRQALQLAKARGAVLVIAKLDRLSRNVAFIASLMESGVEFVACDQPQANKFTVHIFAALAEQERDLISERTRRALQVLKKQGKQLGSPQNLTLEAQVEGLATRQRNARQHEGNRQATALILARLAQGHSYNQIALELEELGFRTRRGCTFTHKQVQRLAQRAAQA
- a CDS encoding ParA family protein, producing the protein MSKIIAFTNQKGGVGKTTSAANIGAGLARAGHRVLLVDLDPQVNLTHGLGLLDAEFNVYGALLHEYKVKAYPIQERLALVAGSPALSSFEKVKGDELDREFLLKDLLEPLHERCDYILLDCPPALGLITLNAYACATDLYIPLEAQLYATDGLEKVLEMVARVKRRLNPGLKVGGIFFTRFDPRKVLRRETAEVVRDKYPDLVLTSTIREAIALGEAPHLGQDIFSYAPTSAGAADYETLVKEILTR